Within the bacterium genome, the region TCTCCGCCTCGGGGCAGGTTCTCACCCTGCGCGACGCCGACGGCTCGACCATCGCCACCCACAACATCGAGGAGCGCCTGGCGGGAATCCCCGCCCTGGGCCCCGAGGGGCAGCTCTACGTGGCCAACGAGAAGGGGACCATCTACGCCTTCGACCTGGCCACACCGAGCAAGCTGCGCTTCCTGTGGTCCATCTCAAGCCAGGCCCGTCCCGCCGGCCTGTTCCCCACACCGGCGGGGAAGAAGCTCCTGGTCAGTTTCATAGACGGTTCCCTGGTGCTCTTCGACGGTTTCAACGGCGGCGAGCTTTGGCGGTACCAGATTCAGGGCTCCAACGTACCCACCGCCCGTTCGCCCCAGCCGATCATCACGGGGAACACCGTCTACATCGCCGCCTCCAACCGCTGCATCGCCCTGTCCCTGGAGGACGGCTCATTGCTTTGGGAACAGGAGCTCTCCGGACCCCTCGGCAACCCCACGCTCTGGGAGGGCTCCCTCTTCATCCCCTCCGGCGACGGTCGGATCTACAGATTGCTGGCCGACGGCGGGAACGTGGCTGAGGTGGAGAACCTCGGCAACGGGCTGACCCTGGAGAGACCGCTGGTCTGCGGGTCGGAGCTCATCCTCCGCCTGACGGACGGCGGCCTTCTGCCGGTGCGGACCACCGACCTCCGACCGGTGAACCGTGAACTGCCCAAGGCCGACTTCCCCCTCGCCGCCACCAAGGGTTCGGCCTGGCTCATCCGAGGCACGAGGGTGTACCGTCTTTCGAGCTCCGAAGAGGATTGACCATCCCCCACACAACCCGCGCATGACTAACGCTTCCCAGAACGTCCCCTTCGTCCATCTCCACAACCACAGCGAGTACTCGGTTCTCGATGGCATGTGCCGCGTCGAGGACATGGTCTCCCGGGCCGTGGAGTACGGCATGGGCGCGCTGGCGCTGACCGACCACGGCAACATGTTCGGTGCGGTCAGTTTTTACCAGGCCTGCCGGCGCCGGGGCGTCGTGCCCATCATCGGCTGCGAGGCGTATCTGACCCCCGGCTCCCGCTTCGATAAAGATTCCTCCCAGAAGGACCGCCATCATCTCATCCTACTCTGCGCCGACGAGACGGGCTACCGCAACCTCATCAAGCTCACCAGCCTGGCCCACACCGAGGGTTTTTACTACAGGCCGAGGATTGACCGGGATATTTTGGAAAGATACTCGGCGGGCCTCGTGTGCCTCTCGGCCTGCCTCTCCGGCGAAATCCCGCGCCTGTTGCAGGGCGACGACTACGCGGGGGCGCTGGCGGCGGCCGGCTGGTACGCGGAAATCTTCGGCCGGGAGAACTTTTTCCTGGAGCTGATGTACCACGGGCTCGACGTAGAGCGGAAGGTCAACCACGGCCTTTTGTCCCTGGCCCGGGAGCTCGGGCTGGGGACCGTGGCCACCAACGACTGCCACTACCTGGACCATTCCGACCACCGCGCCCACGAGGTCCTGCTCTGCATCCAGACTTCAAAGACCCTCGCCGATCCGGACCACATGCGCTTCCCCTCCGACCAGTTCTACTTCAAAAGCCCCCAGGAAATGGCAAAGACCTTCGAGGAGCTCCCCCAGGCGGTGGCCGCCTCGGAGGAGATCGCACGGCGGTGCCGCCTCGACCTTGAGCTGGACCCCCTGGGCGGGAAGCTCCCCTCCTACCCCGTCCCCGAAGGCCACGGCGAAGAGGGCGCCTACCTGCGCGAGCTGGTGCTGGAGAAGCTCCCCGAGCGCCTCCCCGGCTGCGGCGATGAGTACAGGACCAGGATGGCGGAGGAGCTGGACATCATCGAGGCCATGCACTTCCCCGGCTACTTCCTGATCGTGTGGGACATCATCAACCAGGCCCGGCAGATGGGGGTCGAGGTCGGCCCGGGACGAGGTTCCGCCGCCGGCTCCCTGGTGGCGTACGTCCTGGGCATCACCGACATAGACCCCCTCGGGTACGGTCTCCTCTTCGAGCGCTTCCTGAACCCCGAGCGGGTCAACCTGCCCGACTTCGACCTGGATTTCGCCGACGACCAGCGAGAGCAGGTCATCGAGTACGTCAAGCGGAAGTACGGCGAGGCCAACGTGGCCCAGCTCATCACGTTTTCCCGGCTGGGTGCGCGGGCGGTCATCCGCGACGTGGGGCGCGTCCTCGGCGTCCCCCTGGAAGCGGTGGACCGGGTGGCCAAGCTCGTCCCCTTCGGCTCGGGCGTGACGCTCGCGGGCGCACTGGAGACCACCCCCGAGCTCCGGCTGATCCAGCGGGAGGACCCGCTCATCGCCGAAGTCCTGGGGTACGGTCGGAGCCTGGAGGGACTGGTCCGCCACGCCGGCACCCACGCCGCCGGGGTTGTGCTCTCCGATCACCCCCTCGACGAGATGGTTCCCATGTACCTGGGCAACACCACCCAGTACGACGGGAGCTCGGTGGAGAAGGTCGGCCTCCTGAAGATAGACTTCCTGGGTCTGAAGAACCTCTCGGTCATCCGGGACTGCCTGGAGCTGGTTTACAAACGCCACGGGAAGCGGATCCGGCCCGAGGACATCGCGCCGGACGACCCGAAGACCTACGAGCTGTTGAAACGGTGCGACACGGCCGGCGTCTTCCAGCTCGAGTCGGAGATAGCCCGCGACGTCCTGCGGCGGGTTGCCCCGGACAACTTCCGCGAGCTCATCCCGGTCCTGTCACTCTTCCGCCCCGGACCCCTGGGCAGCGGGATGACCGAGACATACATCAAGGGCAAGCACGGGACGACGCCCATCTCCTACCCCCACCCCTCCCTGGAGGGCGTCCTGGCGGAGACTTTCGGGGTGATGGTCTACCAGGAGCAGGTGATGCAGGTCGCCAGCACCCTGGGCGGCTTCTCCTATGGGCGGGCGGACCTCTTGCGGCGGGCCATGGCGAAGAAGACGGGGGAACTCGACAGCTTCCGCGAGGAGTTCATCCGGGGCGCCGCCGGAAAGGGGATAGATGCGAAGCTCGCCGGGCAGGTCTTCGACCAGATAATCCCCTTCGCCAGCTACGGCTTCAACAAGAGCCACTCCGCCGCCTATGCCGTGGTCACCTACCGCACCGCCTGGCTCAAGGCCAATTACCGCCCCGAGTTCATGGCGGCCATCCTGTCCCACGAGCTCTCCGACGAGGACAAGATAGCTTTTTACCTGGGCCAGTGCCGTCACGACGGCCTCGAGATTCTGCCCCCCGACCTCCACCGGAGCGACACGTATTTCACCGTGGAGGACTCGAACGGCGACACCGCCATCCGCTTCGGTCTGGGCGCCATCAAGAACGTGGGGCTCGGCATGGTGGGAGGGATAATCGCCGACCGCGACAAAAACGGTCCCTTCGCCTCCCTGAAGGACCTCGTGCTCCGGCTGGGCACCCAGCAGGTCAACAAGCGGGTCCTGGAAAGTTTGGTGAAGAGCGGCGTGGTGGACTGCCTGCCGGGCACACGGAGCCAGAAGTACGCCGCCATCGAGTCCATCCTCGAGACGGCGGCCGCCGAGCAGCGCGACATGCAGATGGGCCAGGAGTCTCTCTTCGGCGGTAAGACCGGCGAGAGGCCCGCCGACCCCCTGGACGAGAACCTCGAGCCCTGGAACGAGCACGAGAAGATGAGGGGGGAGAAGGAGACGCTTGGAATCTACCTCTCCGGCCATCCCCTCACCCGCCACCGGGCGGTCATCGAGCGCTTCGCCACCACCGACCTCGCCCGGGTCCAGAGGCTGCAGGGCGGGGAGTCGCTCCGCGCAGCCGGCGTTTTCGCCCAGATCACCCGGAAGCTGGACCGGAACAACCAGCGCATCGCCTTCGCCACCCTGGAGGACGAGGGGGCGTCGGTGGAGGTGGCGATTTTCGCGGAGACGTACGCCCGCCACCGCGAGCTGGTGGCCAAGGACTCCGTCGTCCTGGTGGTCGGTCAGGCGCAGACCAGCCGCGAGGAGATAAACATCCGCGCCAATGCCATCTACGACCTGGCCCGTGTGCCGCGCCTGCTGGCCCGGCAGCTCCACCTGGAAATTCTCGGCGGCGCCCTCACCGACGAGGACCTGCTGCCCGTCCGGGACCTTTTGGTAAAATACCCCGGCGAGCTCGAGGTCTACATCCACCTGAAACTGACCGGGGGCGGGGCGACCCTCCTGACCGGCGCGGCGTACATGGTCGCCCCGGACGAGGAGCTGCAGAAAAGGCTCGAGGAGCTGCTCGGGGAGGGGAACGCTTACTTCACCCCGGCCCCGGAGATGGGCTAGAAGTCCGGACACATCCGCCCCACGGGAGGCGACGGGATGCACCGCACGACATCAGCATTCATTCTGGCTTTCATCATCACGGCCGGCGCCGGGTACACCCTCTCCGGCACGGTATCCGGCTGCGGCCGGATCGGCACGGTCTTCGTCGCCGTTTTCGACGAGGACGCCTGGGACGCCGAAATGCCGCTCTGGCACGTGGAGCTGAACCCGCCTAAAAGCGGCTCCACCATGAGCTTCTCCTTCACCGGCATCCCGCCCGGCGAGTACGCGATTTTCGCCTTCCAGGACGAGGACTACAACGGCACGCTGAACCTGGGCCTCCTCGGGCCCACCGAGCCCTGGGGCACCTACCGCCACGTTTCGATCATTCCCACCTTTTCCGCCATGGCGTTCAAGTTGAACGTGAACAAGACGGGCATAAAAATCACGATAAGCTGAAGGGGGAGGGGCATGGTTAAGCTGAAGGTGCTGCTGATTCTTTCCCTAGTCGCCGCGGCGCTGGGCGACGCCGGCTACCTGGGTTCTGTTTCCTCCGGCGCCTCG harbors:
- the dnaE gene encoding DNA polymerase III subunit alpha; amino-acid sequence: MTNASQNVPFVHLHNHSEYSVLDGMCRVEDMVSRAVEYGMGALALTDHGNMFGAVSFYQACRRRGVVPIIGCEAYLTPGSRFDKDSSQKDRHHLILLCADETGYRNLIKLTSLAHTEGFYYRPRIDRDILERYSAGLVCLSACLSGEIPRLLQGDDYAGALAAAGWYAEIFGRENFFLELMYHGLDVERKVNHGLLSLARELGLGTVATNDCHYLDHSDHRAHEVLLCIQTSKTLADPDHMRFPSDQFYFKSPQEMAKTFEELPQAVAASEEIARRCRLDLELDPLGGKLPSYPVPEGHGEEGAYLRELVLEKLPERLPGCGDEYRTRMAEELDIIEAMHFPGYFLIVWDIINQARQMGVEVGPGRGSAAGSLVAYVLGITDIDPLGYGLLFERFLNPERVNLPDFDLDFADDQREQVIEYVKRKYGEANVAQLITFSRLGARAVIRDVGRVLGVPLEAVDRVAKLVPFGSGVTLAGALETTPELRLIQREDPLIAEVLGYGRSLEGLVRHAGTHAAGVVLSDHPLDEMVPMYLGNTTQYDGSSVEKVGLLKIDFLGLKNLSVIRDCLELVYKRHGKRIRPEDIAPDDPKTYELLKRCDTAGVFQLESEIARDVLRRVAPDNFRELIPVLSLFRPGPLGSGMTETYIKGKHGTTPISYPHPSLEGVLAETFGVMVYQEQVMQVASTLGGFSYGRADLLRRAMAKKTGELDSFREEFIRGAAGKGIDAKLAGQVFDQIIPFASYGFNKSHSAAYAVVTYRTAWLKANYRPEFMAAILSHELSDEDKIAFYLGQCRHDGLEILPPDLHRSDTYFTVEDSNGDTAIRFGLGAIKNVGLGMVGGIIADRDKNGPFASLKDLVLRLGTQQVNKRVLESLVKSGVVDCLPGTRSQKYAAIESILETAAAEQRDMQMGQESLFGGKTGERPADPLDENLEPWNEHEKMRGEKETLGIYLSGHPLTRHRAVIERFATTDLARVQRLQGGESLRAAGVFAQITRKLDRNNQRIAFATLEDEGASVEVAIFAETYARHRELVAKDSVVLVVGQAQTSREEINIRANAIYDLARVPRLLARQLHLEILGGALTDEDLLPVRDLLVKYPGELEVYIHLKLTGGGATLLTGAAYMVAPDEELQKRLEELLGEGNAYFTPAPEMG
- a CDS encoding DUF2141 domain-containing protein, yielding MHRTTSAFILAFIITAGAGYTLSGTVSGCGRIGTVFVAVFDEDAWDAEMPLWHVELNPPKSGSTMSFSFTGIPPGEYAIFAFQDEDYNGTLNLGLLGPTEPWGTYRHVSIIPTFSAMAFKLNVNKTGIKITIS